One genomic window of Scatophagus argus isolate fScaArg1 chromosome 16, fScaArg1.pri, whole genome shotgun sequence includes the following:
- the LOC124073585 gene encoding centriolar coiled-coil protein of 110 kDa-like — protein MCGCPEMESYEEFCLRSLATLQQRLEFKKTTCEPLWSPMAHSVICFHGRAVLSPLLSADQRSEMCDHRRRAVQLEENRQNQQRSNLLARVQDILGQAQAHKAPSEEVQKPPVFKSATVSGYTLVTDSPGLPRDSGFGLQITDQSTTPPSETPILNGCKAVEEIKVEREQKSEEEEEEEEEEEEEDISLDSLLKRSREYVKREQSQQGSKAVQTVTRTPPPETASDTGNKSCSPVVDTGIEFGFSLHHSPIGTPQTQIQPQTLYDSSLQHSDTFSPSLPDRYARLPSPESSISPHPQRRRPRPVSTGNIHFSFPIGPADLIPRSPGRSGESPGMADKGESLPGITKSDPWSSMGSEGAGGVSRSSNRRSSHCGTSPMQEICSPIGASGLSPKGHHEHLAAGFRRRCHTLDSQVHRSNSGVEHIDRSQERVPRFMAGVTWMAPSRCIPAAPLNQSYEIESPSPCLLRPRVTPDLAQVAIRMEPDDPQETNNGRITPTVFRNAEGQFSKTEETQRRAQALEDMQRRLEEEHALQMSLLLAEQEKEQQCLRLELEEAERKLKEQGRVRPSAADACGWTSRSVNDSCPVVSPSCPRLSPAHTPSERSPGHSKGFPSPLCSNVSSPSVQPPVYLWEPTWVINKPRARLSLVLTTEQQRAFCRIGAIIRGFLTRRLLKTEKVKHLRQTIVDTQEFIRSFQTEALQKRATHSAQDRSLQERVRAQLRAALYDIHDIFFEMPLGDRLALLQQDRELRAERKLRGMEKAKCPKERVVLSAATQRSLDRKKRVGESPAQARKMQKPKSPTINRVLKPSQGQTSGQLNRQGSWYRRTPEERVRRTDSLKKQHSLG, from the exons atgtgtgggtgtCCAGAGATGGAAAGCTATGAGGAGTTCTGTCTGCGGAGTTTGGCCACACTGCAGCAGCGTTTGGAATTCAAGAAAACGACATGTGAGCCATTGTGGTCCCCGATGGCTCACTCTGTCATCTGCTTCCATGGAAGAGCTGTACTTTCGCCTCTG ttGAGTGCAGACCAGCGCAGTGAGATGTGTGACCACAGACGGAGGGCGGTCCAGCTGgaggagaacagacagaacCAGCAGAGGAGCAACCTTTTGGCCCGGGTTCAGGACATACTGGGCCAAGCTCAG GCACATAAAGCACCAAGTGAAGAGGTTCAAAAGCCACCAGTTTTTAAATCTGCAACAGTCAGTGGCTACACCCTGGTCACTGACTCTCCTGGACTTCCCAGAGACTCTGGATTTGGGCTTCAGATAACTGATCAGTCTACCACTCCACCCTCTGAGACCCCCATTCTCAATGGCTGCAAGGCAGTGGAAGAAATAAAGGTGGAGCGTGAGCAGaagagtgaggaggaagaggaagaggaagaggaagaggaggaggaggacattaGTTTGGACAGCCTCCTTAAGAGATCAAGGGAGTATGTGAAGAGAGAACAGAGTCAGCAGGGCTCAAAAGCTGTCCAAACAGTCACCAGGACCCCCCCGCCTGAGACTGCCTCTGACACAGGGAACAAGAGCTGCAGTCCCGTGGTGGACACAGGCATTGAGTTTGGCTTCAGTCTTCACCATAGCCCTATTGGCACACCTCAGACCCAAATCCAGCCTCAAACTCTGTATGACTCTAGTCTCCAGCATTCTGACACCTTCTCACCAAGTCTGCCTGACCGGTATGCTCGTCTCCCCAGTCCAGAGTCTAGCATTAGTCCCCATCCACAGAGACGCAGGCCACGCCCAGTTTCTACAGGGAACATTCATTTTTCGTTTCCTATCGGCCCAGCAGACCTTATCCCCCGAAGCCCAGGAAGGTCAGGGGAAAGTCCTGGCATGGCTGATAAAGGAGAATCTCTCCCAGGGATCACAAAGTCTGATCCCTGGAGCTCAATGGGGAGTGAAGGTGCAGGTGGTGTCAGCAGGAGTAGTAATCGACGATCCAGCCACTGTGGTACTAGTCCCATGCAGGAGATCTGTAGCCCCATCGGTGCCTCAGGACTTAGCCCGAAGGGGCACCATGAGCATCTGGCTGCAGGATTTCGCAGACGCTGCCACACCCTGGACAGTCAGGTGCATAGGTCAAACTCTGGAGTTGAGCACATAGACCGCAGCCAGGAAAGGGTTCCTCGATTCATGGCAGGGGTTACATGGATGGCTCCAAGTCGGTGCATCCCTGCAGCCCCCTTAAACCAGTCGTATGAGATAGAGAGTCCCTCACCATGTCTGCTGAGGCCCCGCGTAACTCCTGACTTGGCTCAGGTCGCAATCAGGATGGAGCCTGATGACCCTCAAGAGACAAACAATGGAAGGATCACACCAACGGTCTTCAGAAATGCTGAGGGACAGTTCAGCAAGACAG AGGAGACCCAGAGGCGAGCGCAGGCTCTGGAGGACATGCAAAGGCGTCTGGAGGAGGAGCATGCCTTGCAGATGTCGCTGCTACTGGCTGAGCAGGAGAAAGAACAACAGTGCCTCCGTCTG GAGCTcgaggaggcagagagaaagctGAAGGAGCAGGGCCGTGTGCGGCCTTCGGCTGCGGATGCTTGTGGGTGGACTTCTAGGTCTGTGAATGACAGCTGTCCTGTTGTGAGCCCCTCCTGCCCAAGACTAAGCCCTGCCCATACACCATCTGAGCGATCGCCTGGACACAGCAAAG GTTTTCCCAGTCCTTTATGTTCCAATGTGTCATCTCCCTCCGTCCAGCCTCCTGTCTATCTGTGGGAGCCCACATGGGTAATTAACAAACCTCGAGCGAGGCTAAGTCTG GTTCTGACAACAGAGCAGCAAAGAGCCTTCTGTCGAATTGGTGCTATCATTCGTGGCTTCCTCACACGCAGACTGCTCAAAACAGAGAAAGTCAAACACCTGCGCCAGACCATCGTG GATACACAAGAGTTCATCCGTTCGTTCCAGACTGAAGCTCTACAGAAGAGAGCCACCCACTCAGCACAAGATCGCTCCCTGCAGGAGAGAGTTAGAGCCCAA cTTCGTGCAGCCCTTTATGACATCCATGACATCTTCTTTGAGATGCCTCTGGGGGATCGTTTGGCATTGTTGCAGCAGGACAGGGAGCTTCGAGCAGAGCGGAAGCTACGTGGCATG GAGAAAGCTAAGTGCCCCAAGGAGAGAGTGGTTCTCTCTGCTGCCACACAGAGGTCTCTGGACAGGAAAAAGAG GGTCGGCGAATCCCCAGCACAGGCAAGGAAGATGCAGAAGCCAAAGAGCCCCACTATCAACAG AGTCCTAAAGCCAAGCCAAGGCCAAACTTCAGGCCAGCTGAACCGCCAGGG GAGCTGGTACAGAAGAACACCAGAGGAGCGAGTGAGGCGCACAGACAGCCTGAAGAAACAGCACTCTCTCGGCTGA
- the LOC124073584 gene encoding uncharacterized protein LOC124073584 isoform X3, with the protein METSDFVRDKLTEWGFSQFMQRFEDEKIDKETFLNLGDLDIINVLFPKIGPRVKFRKRLREYLQWNSMETSDFVRDKLSQWDLNELIQRFEDEGIHKETFLSLEESDILNDLIPKIGPRVKFRKRLREYLQTMKRRHCDSPVMTMDSETDTNSDQEDIPKIDPTIFPWHFESSSTSDTGHDNEMVLSALILSVDPLSFHIPLLQPTSFMQLENGAYFNDK; encoded by the exons ATGGAGACATCTGATTTTGTCAGAGACAAATTGACTGAATGGGGCTTCAGTCAGTTCATGCAGAGATTTGAAG ATGAAAAAATTGACAAAGAAACTTTTCTGAATCTTGGAGATTTGGATATCATCAATGTCTTGTTTCCCAAAATTGGACCAAGAGTAAAATTCAGGAAGAGACTAAGAGAATACCTACAG TGGAATTCCATGGAGACAAGTGATTTTGTCCGGGATAAATTAAGTCAATGGGATCTCAACGAGTTGATTCAAAGATTTGAAG ATGAAGGTATTCACAAGGAAACTTTCCTCAGTCTAGAGGAGTCAGACATCCTCAATGACTTGATTCCTAAAATTGGACCAAGAGTGAAATTCAGAAAGAGACTCAGAGAATACTTACAG ACCATGAAAAGAAGGCACTGTGATTCTCCTGTAATGACTATGGACAGTGaaactgacacaaattcagACCAAGAGGACATCCCTAAAATA GACCCAACTATTTTTCCATGGCACTTTGAGTCCAGTTCAACATCTGACACAGGGCATGACAATGAGATG GTTCTTTCTGCTCTTATTCTCTCTGTTGATCCTCTTTCCTTCCATATCCCCCTCCTCCAACCAACATCTTTTATGCAGCTAGAAAATGGTGCATACtttaatgacaaataa
- the LOC124073584 gene encoding uncharacterized protein LOC124073584 isoform X2: MKIFVTFSQTEEPGSNSLSTGPLAVILFILRHHLSAAVVELMALLNFLSPDLALISKCLSDKVPALFTVFYCHVCQNYMGKNPDDCLCFQCDTMFNQKNSTKSGHFFLAASLKDLLKNVLKSHGTELLPKTVNHGSDIKDVMDGRMYQNLLKQGALAADDITLTWNCDEVPIYNSAMNSIWPLQFTINELPYTHRKENVIVAGLWFGPEKPKMNTFLKPFIDECGDLAQNPFQWKDSKGKVHSSKVFSLVCSSDAVARPLLRNCKKFNGEYGCDWCLHPGMSVTKGRGHMRSYPYDENKQVARSNETFIDDARQAEGVNSSKNGVKGFSLLSKLPLFDIVFGFVPEYMHSVLLGVSKQLMSLWLDQENSMKPWYVGQQISEMDSRLLCLKPPLEITRSPRSLKCRDTWKASEWRAFILFYAIAVLPGILHPKFLVHYFYLSFGVHILLQESISQYDLQLAHEYFVRFVEDMKELYGEENVSFNCHQLIHLTESVLNWGPLWATSAFSFEKNNGNLRALLKGINDNPQQIYQRFLTWLRLPRHLSSSVFNQQSDFVELLAKLTTVNDTSGSDKPLGKSHQLDLVGSTKLAVQELLNRTVLVKSVEAYDSFSKGHNVYHSTNSKESDKTDCIIKLKNGCCGEIQSILLFKENCICPSNCSCQAIPIIVVYQYDIKPDTWPSKIHPNNTQKTIFERGAKADQLKAFFLEDIKCKCMCVDGWLVPLPNTYERY, translated from the coding sequence atgaaaatatttgttacattttcGCAGACTGAGGAGCCAGGGTCCAACAGCTTGAGTACAGGCCCTCTTGCTGTGATACTCTTCATCTTGCGCCACCATCTAAGTGCGGCTGTGGTTGAATTAATGGCTCTACTGAATTTTCTCAGCCCTGACCTGGCCCTCATATCTAAGTGTCTCTCTGATAAGGTTCCTGccttgtttactgtgttttactgcCACGTCTGTCAAAACTACATGGGAAAAAATCCTGACGACtgtctctgttttcagtgtgacacaATGTTCAACCAAAAAAACAGCACTAAAAGTGGACACTTCTTTTTGGCTGCGTCATTGAAAGACCTTCTAAAAAACGTCCTTAAAAGTCATGGCACTGAGTTGTTACCTAAAACAGTCAACCATGGGAGTGACATTAAAGATGTGATGGATGGGAGAATGTACCAGAATCTACTCAAACAAGGAGCATTGGCGGCAGATGATATAACACTTACATGGAACTGTGATGAAGTACCAATTTATAACTCAGCCATGAACTCAATTTGGCCTCTTCAGTTCACTATTAATGAACTTCCTTACACACATAGAAAGGAAAACGTAATAGTTGCAGGACTTTGGTTTGGCCCAGAAAAACCTAAGATGAACACATTTCTAAAGCCTTTCATAGATGAATGTGGTGACTTAGCTCAAAATCCCTTCCAGTGGAAAGACAGCAAAGGCAAAGTTCACTCCTCAAAAGTCTTCTCCTTGGTTTGCTCCTCTGATGCCGTGGCAAGGCCACTCCTTCGAAACTGCAAAAAATTCAATGGTGAATATGGTTGTGACTGGTGTTTACACCCTGGCATGAGTGTCACAAAAGGCAGAGGACACATGAGGTCCTACCCatatgatgaaaacaaacaagtagcGAGgtcaaatgaaacatttatagATGATGCAAGACAGGCTGAAGGCGTAAACTCCTCAAAAAATGGAGTGAAAGGATTTTCATTGCTTTCCAAACTTCCCTTGTTTGACATAGTTTTTGGATTTGTACCGGAGTACATGCACTCAGTTCTACTTGGTGTGTCCAAACAACTTATGTCTCTGTGGTTGGACCAGGAAAACTCTATGAAACCTTGGTATGTAGGTCAACAGATTTCAGAAATGGACTCCCGTCTTCTCTGTCTAAAGCCACCGTTAGAAATAACCAGATCTCCGCGATCACTGAAGTGTAGGGACACTTGGAAAGCATCAGAGTGGCGagcattcattttattttatgctattGCTGTCCTGCCCGGTATCCTGCATCCTAAATTTCTGGTACATTATTTTTACTTGTCATTTGGTGTTCACATTCTTCTTCAAGAATCAATATCACAGTACGACCTTCAGCTAGCCCATGAGTACTTTGTACGCTTTGTAGAAGACATGAAAGAACTTTATGGTGAAGAAAATGTCTCTTTCAACTGCCATCAGTTAATCCACTTAACTGAAAGTGTTCTGAACTGGGGGCCTCTCTGGGCAACATCAGCATTTAGTTTTgagaaaaacaatggaaattTAAGGGCTCTCCTTAAAGGCATAAATGATAACCCTCAGCAAATTTATCAAAGGTTTCTCACTTGGCTGCGCTTACCCAGGCACCTTAGTTCTTCAGTTTTTAACCAGCAATCAGATTTTGTTGAGttgttagccaagctgacaacAGTAAATGATACCAGTGGCTCTGACAAACCCCTTGGAAAATCACATCAGCTGGATCTCGTGGGATCCACAAAACTAGCAGTACAAGAGCTCCTAAATCGAACAGTTCTTGTCAAATCAGTAGAAGCTTATGACAGCTTCTCTAAAGGACACAACGTTTATCACTCTACAAACTCTAAGGAGTCAGACAAAACAGACTGTATTATTAAACTCAAGAACGGCTGCTGTGGAGAAATACAGTCGATTTTACTTTTcaaagaaaactgcatttgtcCATCCAACTGTTCATGCCAGGCTATTCCAATCATTGTGGTGTACCAATATGACATCAAACCTGATACATGGCCCAGCAAAATACATcccaacaacacacaaaagacTATCTTTGAAAGAGGTGCAAAGGCAGATCAACTCAAAGCCTTCTTCTTAGAGGATATCAagtgtaaatgtatgtgtgtggatggCTGGCTTGTGCCTCTACCAAACACATACGAGAGATATTAG
- the LOC124073584 gene encoding uncharacterized protein LOC124073584 isoform X1, with translation METSDFVRDKLTEWGFSQFMQRFEDEKIDKETFLNLGDLDIINVLFPKIGPRVKFRKRLREYLQWNSMETSDFVRDKLSQWDLNELIQRFEDEGIHKETFLSLEESDILNDLIPKIGPRVKFRKRLREYLQTMKRRHCDSPVMTMDSETDTNSDQEDIPKIDPTIFPWHFESSSTSDTGHDNEMTEEPGSNSLSTGPLAVILFILRHHLSAAVVELMALLNFLSPDLALISKCLSDKVPALFTVFYCHVCQNYMGKNPDDCLCFQCDTMFNQKNSTKSGHFFLAASLKDLLKNVLKSHGTELLPKTVNHGSDIKDVMDGRMYQNLLKQGALAADDITLTWNCDEVPIYNSAMNSIWPLQFTINELPYTHRKENVIVAGLWFGPEKPKMNTFLKPFIDECGDLAQNPFQWKDSKGKVHSSKVFSLVCSSDAVARPLLRNCKKFNGEYGCDWCLHPGMSVTKGRGHMRSYPYDENKQVARSNETFIDDARQAEGVNSSKNGVKGFSLLSKLPLFDIVFGFVPEYMHSVLLGVSKQLMSLWLDQENSMKPWYVGQQISEMDSRLLCLKPPLEITRSPRSLKCRDTWKASEWRAFILFYAIAVLPGILHPKFLVHYFYLSFGVHILLQESISQYDLQLAHEYFVRFVEDMKELYGEENVSFNCHQLIHLTESVLNWGPLWATSAFSFEKNNGNLRALLKGINDNPQQIYQRFLTWLRLPRHLSSSVFNQQSDFVELLAKLTTVNDTSGSDKPLGKSHQLDLVGSTKLAVQELLNRTVLVKSVEAYDSFSKGHNVYHSTNSKESDKTDCIIKLKNGCCGEIQSILLFKENCICPSNCSCQAIPIIVVYQYDIKPDTWPSKIHPNNTQKTIFERGAKADQLKAFFLEDIKCKCMCVDGWLVPLPNTYERY, from the exons ATGGAGACATCTGATTTTGTCAGAGACAAATTGACTGAATGGGGCTTCAGTCAGTTCATGCAGAGATTTGAAG ATGAAAAAATTGACAAAGAAACTTTTCTGAATCTTGGAGATTTGGATATCATCAATGTCTTGTTTCCCAAAATTGGACCAAGAGTAAAATTCAGGAAGAGACTAAGAGAATACCTACAG TGGAATTCCATGGAGACAAGTGATTTTGTCCGGGATAAATTAAGTCAATGGGATCTCAACGAGTTGATTCAAAGATTTGAAG ATGAAGGTATTCACAAGGAAACTTTCCTCAGTCTAGAGGAGTCAGACATCCTCAATGACTTGATTCCTAAAATTGGACCAAGAGTGAAATTCAGAAAGAGACTCAGAGAATACTTACAG ACCATGAAAAGAAGGCACTGTGATTCTCCTGTAATGACTATGGACAGTGaaactgacacaaattcagACCAAGAGGACATCCCTAAAATA GACCCAACTATTTTTCCATGGCACTTTGAGTCCAGTTCAACATCTGACACAGGGCATGACAATGAGATG ACTGAGGAGCCAGGGTCCAACAGCTTGAGTACAGGCCCTCTTGCTGTGATACTCTTCATCTTGCGCCACCATCTAAGTGCGGCTGTGGTTGAATTAATGGCTCTACTGAATTTTCTCAGCCCTGACCTGGCCCTCATATCTAAGTGTCTCTCTGATAAGGTTCCTGccttgtttactgtgttttactgcCACGTCTGTCAAAACTACATGGGAAAAAATCCTGACGACtgtctctgttttcagtgtgacacaATGTTCAACCAAAAAAACAGCACTAAAAGTGGACACTTCTTTTTGGCTGCGTCATTGAAAGACCTTCTAAAAAACGTCCTTAAAAGTCATGGCACTGAGTTGTTACCTAAAACAGTCAACCATGGGAGTGACATTAAAGATGTGATGGATGGGAGAATGTACCAGAATCTACTCAAACAAGGAGCATTGGCGGCAGATGATATAACACTTACATGGAACTGTGATGAAGTACCAATTTATAACTCAGCCATGAACTCAATTTGGCCTCTTCAGTTCACTATTAATGAACTTCCTTACACACATAGAAAGGAAAACGTAATAGTTGCAGGACTTTGGTTTGGCCCAGAAAAACCTAAGATGAACACATTTCTAAAGCCTTTCATAGATGAATGTGGTGACTTAGCTCAAAATCCCTTCCAGTGGAAAGACAGCAAAGGCAAAGTTCACTCCTCAAAAGTCTTCTCCTTGGTTTGCTCCTCTGATGCCGTGGCAAGGCCACTCCTTCGAAACTGCAAAAAATTCAATGGTGAATATGGTTGTGACTGGTGTTTACACCCTGGCATGAGTGTCACAAAAGGCAGAGGACACATGAGGTCCTACCCatatgatgaaaacaaacaagtagcGAGgtcaaatgaaacatttatagATGATGCAAGACAGGCTGAAGGCGTAAACTCCTCAAAAAATGGAGTGAAAGGATTTTCATTGCTTTCCAAACTTCCCTTGTTTGACATAGTTTTTGGATTTGTACCGGAGTACATGCACTCAGTTCTACTTGGTGTGTCCAAACAACTTATGTCTCTGTGGTTGGACCAGGAAAACTCTATGAAACCTTGGTATGTAGGTCAACAGATTTCAGAAATGGACTCCCGTCTTCTCTGTCTAAAGCCACCGTTAGAAATAACCAGATCTCCGCGATCACTGAAGTGTAGGGACACTTGGAAAGCATCAGAGTGGCGagcattcattttattttatgctattGCTGTCCTGCCCGGTATCCTGCATCCTAAATTTCTGGTACATTATTTTTACTTGTCATTTGGTGTTCACATTCTTCTTCAAGAATCAATATCACAGTACGACCTTCAGCTAGCCCATGAGTACTTTGTACGCTTTGTAGAAGACATGAAAGAACTTTATGGTGAAGAAAATGTCTCTTTCAACTGCCATCAGTTAATCCACTTAACTGAAAGTGTTCTGAACTGGGGGCCTCTCTGGGCAACATCAGCATTTAGTTTTgagaaaaacaatggaaattTAAGGGCTCTCCTTAAAGGCATAAATGATAACCCTCAGCAAATTTATCAAAGGTTTCTCACTTGGCTGCGCTTACCCAGGCACCTTAGTTCTTCAGTTTTTAACCAGCAATCAGATTTTGTTGAGttgttagccaagctgacaacAGTAAATGATACCAGTGGCTCTGACAAACCCCTTGGAAAATCACATCAGCTGGATCTCGTGGGATCCACAAAACTAGCAGTACAAGAGCTCCTAAATCGAACAGTTCTTGTCAAATCAGTAGAAGCTTATGACAGCTTCTCTAAAGGACACAACGTTTATCACTCTACAAACTCTAAGGAGTCAGACAAAACAGACTGTATTATTAAACTCAAGAACGGCTGCTGTGGAGAAATACAGTCGATTTTACTTTTcaaagaaaactgcatttgtcCATCCAACTGTTCATGCCAGGCTATTCCAATCATTGTGGTGTACCAATATGACATCAAACCTGATACATGGCCCAGCAAAATACATcccaacaacacacaaaagacTATCTTTGAAAGAGGTGCAAAGGCAGATCAACTCAAAGCCTTCTTCTTAGAGGATATCAagtgtaaatgtatgtgtgtggatggCTGGCTTGTGCCTCTACCAAACACATACGAGAGATATTAG
- the LOC124073584 gene encoding uncharacterized protein LOC124073584 isoform X4: protein METSDFVRDKLTEWGFSQFMQRFEDEKIDKETFLNLGDLDIINVLFPKIGPRVKFRKRLREYLQWNSMETSDFVRDKLSQWDLNELIQRFEDEGIHKETFLSLEESDILNDLIPKIGPRVKFRKRLREYLQTMKRRHCDSPVMTMDSETDTNSDQEDIPKIDPTIFPWHFESSSTSDTGHDNEMLENGAYFNDK, encoded by the exons ATGGAGACATCTGATTTTGTCAGAGACAAATTGACTGAATGGGGCTTCAGTCAGTTCATGCAGAGATTTGAAG ATGAAAAAATTGACAAAGAAACTTTTCTGAATCTTGGAGATTTGGATATCATCAATGTCTTGTTTCCCAAAATTGGACCAAGAGTAAAATTCAGGAAGAGACTAAGAGAATACCTACAG TGGAATTCCATGGAGACAAGTGATTTTGTCCGGGATAAATTAAGTCAATGGGATCTCAACGAGTTGATTCAAAGATTTGAAG ATGAAGGTATTCACAAGGAAACTTTCCTCAGTCTAGAGGAGTCAGACATCCTCAATGACTTGATTCCTAAAATTGGACCAAGAGTGAAATTCAGAAAGAGACTCAGAGAATACTTACAG ACCATGAAAAGAAGGCACTGTGATTCTCCTGTAATGACTATGGACAGTGaaactgacacaaattcagACCAAGAGGACATCCCTAAAATA GACCCAACTATTTTTCCATGGCACTTTGAGTCCAGTTCAACATCTGACACAGGGCATGACAATGAGATG CTAGAAAATGGTGCATACtttaatgacaaataa